A genomic segment from Spinacia oleracea cultivar Varoflay chromosome 3, BTI_SOV_V1, whole genome shotgun sequence encodes:
- the LOC110784097 gene encoding protein SAR DEFICIENT 4: MATPPTTTTTTTTPIFISTTTLRSILSHKTLITHLQTTLPNATLSLSTPPRHSLSTSQNSTLLLMPSFSTSPSLPYIGVKLVTSHPQNSSLNLPGIHACYTLFNSLTGQTLALFDATELTLFRTSSISALASSYLSKNNPHVLVMVGSGNLSPHLIKAHLSVRPTIKRVIIWNRTTEKAAALAARLTAEEGFKTVSFESNGCLETVVGLGDIVCCATNSETELVKGVDLKEGAHLDLIGSFKPSMKECDDVAIKRGKVFVDNEVALEEAGELVGAFDRGVISKGDICGTLVELIEGKKIGRKNDEEITVFKSVGSGVVDLLTAQLVYETVITDLTEQN; encoded by the coding sequence ATGGCAACacctcccaccaccaccaccaccacaaccaccccAATATTCATCTCAACCACCACCCTCCGCTCAATCCTCTCCCACAAAACTCTAATCACCCACCTTCAAACCACCCTCCCAAATgccacactttctctctccacccCACCTCGCCACTCTCTCTCCACCTCCCAAAATTCCACCCTCCTCCTCATGCCATCCTTCTCAACCTCCCCTTCTCTCCCCTACATTGGGGTCAAACTCGTAACTTCCCACCCTCAAAACTCCTCCCTAAACTTACCCGGAATTCACGCTTGCTACACCCTTTTCAACTCCCTCACAGGCCAAACCCTAGCTTTATTTGATGCAACTGAATTAACCCTTTTCAGAACTTCCTCAATTTCAGCTTTAGCATCTTCATATCTCTCCAAAAACAATCCCCATGTTCTTGTAATGGTGGGTTCTGGTAATTTATCACCTCATTTAATCAAAGCCCATTTGAGTGTTAGGCCCACCATCAAAAGAGTGATCATATGGAACAGAACCACCGAGAAGGCGGCGGCGTTGGCGGCGAGGTTGACGGCGGAGGAAGGGTTTAAAACGGTGAGTTTTGAGAGTAATGGGTGTTTGGAAACGGTGGTTGGGTTAGGTGATATTGTGTGTTGCGCCACCAATTCAGAGACGGAATTGGTTAAAGGAGTGGATTTAAAGGAAGGAGCTCATCTTGATCTAATTGGGTCATTTAAACCAAGTATGAAAGAGTGTGATGACGTGGCGATAAAGAGGGGGAAAGTGTTTGTTGATAATGAGGTGGCATTGGAGGAAGCTGGGGAACTGGTTGGTGCTTTTGATAGAGGGGTGATCTCTAAGGGTGATATTTGTGGTACTTTGGTGGAGTTGATTGAAGGTAAAAAAATTGGGAGGAAAAATGATGAGGAAATTACTGTGTTTAAGTCTGTTGGTTCAGGGGTTGTTGATCTTCTTACTGCTCAGTTGGTTTATGAAACTGTTATTACAGATCTAACTGAGCAGAACTAA
- the LOC110784094 gene encoding uncharacterized protein yields the protein MDSRNSQNLQVFIRSPFPTRTLTLNPNQTWADLKNHLPFFNSSSSSSSTSEIGFFSFNGKRLDEFTTVGSSGIAQNSTVNLHFKLLGGGGDGGSTCAESRDCYLNMYAERKPDKGDPSEKRLSKWTTCALSNEPLKPPCVIDRLGNVFNKEALVKAMLAKSLPKPFSLYIKGLKDLIPIQLSSGNEEDSSSSHFQCPISGFDFNGNYRFYALINCGHVLSAKALKQIKSSACLVCHKEFKEEDDKIVINGTDEEVDILRKKMIQMKEMEKEKKAAIKLKKSKSKQLNSVGVAGEDDDGVIVGDAQLSGKKHGIDDVVNANAKPEINPKLPNAIAVTKKASAKRFKAVDIAPANADKKVYASLFTSSSRKSDFRETYSCRSLPLGRN from the coding sequence ATGGATTCCAGAAATTCTCAAAATTTGCAGGTGTTCATCCGATCACCATTCCCAACTCgtaccctaaccctaaatccCAACCAAACATGGGCAGATCTCAAGAACCATCTCCCTTTCTTcaattcatcttcatcttcatcatctACCTCTGAGATAGGGTTCTTTTCGTTTAATGGCAAAAGGCTAGACGAATTCACCACCGTCGGATCTTCCGGAATCGCCCAAAATTCCACCGTAAACCTCCACTTCAAGCTTCTTGGCGGCGGCGGCGATGGCGGCTCAACTTGCGCGGAGTCTAGGGATTGCTACTTGAATATGTACGCCGAGAGGAAGCCGGATAAGGGGGATCCAAGCGAGAAGCGCCTCTCAAAGTGGACTACCTGCGCGCTTTCCAACGAGCCGTTGAAGCCGCCGTGCGTAATCGACCGCCTTGGCAACGTCTTCAACAAGGAAGCTCTGGTTAAAGCGATGCTTGCTAAGAGTTTGCCGAAACCGTTTTCGCTGTATATCAAGGGTTTGAAGGATTTGATTCCGATTCAATTGTCTTCTGGTAATGAAGAAGATTCATCATCATCACATTTTCAGTGCCCTATTTCTGGGTTTGATTTCAATGGAAATTACAGATTCTACGCTTTGATTAATTGCGGTCATGTTCTGAGCGCGAAAGCACTCAAACAAATTAAATCATCTGCTTGCCTTGTTTGTCACAAGGAGTTCAAGGAAGAAGATGATAAGATTGTAATCAATGGGACTGATGAAGAGGTTGATATTctgaggaagaagatgattcAGATGAAGGAGAtggagaaggagaagaaggCAGCGATTAAGCTTAAGAAATCGAAATCAAAACAGTTAAACTCAGTTGGTGTTGCTGGGGAAGATGATGATGGTGTTATTGTTGGTGATGCTCAGTTGAGTGGCAAGAAACATGGCATTGATGATGTTGTAAATGCGAATGCGAAACCGGAGATTAATCCCAAGCTTCCTAATGCCATTGCTGTTACTAAGAAAGCTTCGGCAAAGAGATTCAAAGCTGTTGATATTGCACCTGCAAATGCTGATAAGAAAGTGTATGCTTCTCTTTTCACTTCTTCTTCTAGGAAGTCTGATTTCAGAGAGACTTATTCTTGTAGATCTTTGCCTTTAGGGAGAAACTGA
- the LOC110784093 gene encoding uncharacterized protein At3g49140 translates to MMLIDSTMAVHLHSSSTLACCRSIWSSDDATGVKVAVPWNKVKKLRKNFDSFLNKRNDPRKSRIQASGKYLGSGSDQLGENGKSKYHPYEDISDSESTAVEEGQLTASETCRTIIEVNSKATLMFSGMIDDEVHENIFWPDLPYLTDEHGNVYFQMNNDEDILQSLTSDNNYVHVIIGLDTKEVLGEMELSGPASIDFGIEEIEEEDSDFDEDGEEGEDDDDDDEFDGDWVDILDVAEDLVDSDESLGDWAKLETMRSSHPMYFAKRISEVTSDNPIDFMVQPPAGLAIQGLLRPAFIEERSVIKKHRLIKPDKDADVNNGEKATNNSKVKNVGLVNGHAHGSASSEDNSEQNGDLEKDIVLSSGTAFYKLEMVKIQLISAYGNQTEVEVEDYKKAHSDAIAHSAAKIISRISAAGEKTTNALKSLCWRSKGLQVEEASLIGVDSRGFDLRVCSGTQVQTLRFAFISQASSEYSAERQLNDLLFPRTNQKAQKVKQTRRKEI, encoded by the exons ATGATGTTGATAGATTCAACAATGGCTGTTCATTTACACTCATCTTCCACCCTAGCTT GTTGCCGTTCAATTTGGAGCTCTGATGATGCCACGGGGGTCAAAGTTGCTGTTCCCTG GAATAAAGTAAAGAAATTGAGGAAAAACTTTGATAGTTTTTTGAATAAAAGGAATGATCCAAGGAAAAGCAGAATTCAAGCATCTGGAAAGTATTTGGGGTCAGGGTCTGATCAGTTAGGGGAGAATGGCAAGTCTAAGTATCATCCATATGAAGATATTTCGGATTCCGAATCAACTGCAGTTGAAGAGGGTCAACTTACTGCTTCTGAAACTTGCAGAACCATCATTGAG GTGAACAGCAAAGCAACTCTGATGTTTTCTGGTATGATTGACGACGAAGTTCATGAGAACATTTTCTGGCCAGATCTGCCTTACCTTACTGACGAACATGGAA ATGTATACTTCCAGATGAACAATGATGAAGACATTTTGCAATCCCTGACTTCTGACAACAACTATGTG CATGTCATCATTGGTCTGGATACCAAGGAAGTATTGGGTGAGATGGAGTTGTCAGGTCCAGCTTCAATTGATTTTGGTATTGAAGAAATTGAAGAGGAAGATAGTGATTTTGATGAAGATGGGGAGGAGGGTGAAGATGACGACGACGACGATGAGTTTGACGGG gattggGTTGATATTCTTGATGTTGCAGAGGATCTTGTTGATTCTGATGAATCTTTGGGAGACTGGGCAAAATTAGAAACGATGCGTTCTTCCCATCCAATGTATTTTGCAAAAAGGATTTCTGAG GTTACTTCTGATAATCCTATAGATTTTATGGTACAGCCTCCAGCTGGTTTGGCTATACAAGGCCTTTTGAGACCTGCCTTTATTGAAGAACGATCTGTAATTAAGAAACACAGGTTGATTAAACCAGATAAAGATGCTGATGTCAACAATGGTGAAAAGGCTACTAATAATAGCAAGGTAAAAAATGTTGGTTTGGTTAACGGACACGCTCATGGGTCGGCTTCTTCTGAAGATAATTCTGAGCAGAATGGGGATTTGGAAAAGGATATTGTCTTGTCAAGTGGGACTGCGTTCTATAAGTTGGAGATGGTTAAGATTCAGCTTATTTCGGCCTATGGAAATCAG ACTGAAGTTGAGGTTGAAGATTACAAGAAAGCACACTCTGACGCAATCGCTCATTCAGCCGCCAAAATTATATCTCGTATAAGTGCTGCAGGAGAAAAGACCACCAATGCTCTTAAATCCCTGTGCTGGAGGAGTAAGGGTCTTCAAGTTGAG GAGGCATCACTTATTGGTGTAGATTCTCGTGGTTTCGACTTAAGAGTTTGCTCAGGAACGCAAGTACAAACATTACGGTTTGCATTCATTTCTCAG GCCTCTTCAGAATATAGTGCTGAGAGACAACTCAACGATTTATTATTCCCTAGAACCAATCAGAAGGCGCAAAAAGTAAAACAAACCCgaagaaaagaaatctga